A region from the Candidatus Binataceae bacterium genome encodes:
- a CDS encoding amino acid permease, whose translation MTSRTNADDRGGKRTLTDLIIGPPRDVRDPGIFHHLSLIAFLAWVGLGSDGLSSSCYGPEEAFLALGHDQYLAVFLAALTALTVFIISASYAQIIDLFPTGGGGYLVATRLLGRYPGLVSGCALVVDYVLTISISIASGGDAVFSFLPPQWLRLKFWVCIAVVLLMVAMNLRGVKESVLSLLPIFLAFVVMHLWLVGYGILVRGPELPAVIH comes from the coding sequence ATGACCTCGCGCACCAACGCCGACGATCGGGGCGGCAAGCGCACGCTCACCGACCTTATCATCGGTCCGCCGCGCGACGTCCGCGACCCGGGAATTTTCCATCATCTCTCGCTGATCGCCTTTCTGGCCTGGGTCGGGCTGGGCTCCGACGGGTTGAGCTCGTCGTGCTACGGACCCGAGGAAGCCTTCCTCGCGCTCGGCCACGACCAGTACCTGGCGGTTTTCCTTGCGGCCTTGACGGCGCTGACCGTCTTCATCATCTCGGCTTCCTACGCGCAGATCATCGACCTGTTCCCGACGGGCGGCGGCGGCTACCTCGTCGCGACCAGGCTCCTGGGACGGTATCCCGGCCTGGTCTCCGGATGCGCGCTGGTGGTGGACTACGTGCTCACCATCTCGATCTCGATCGCCAGCGGCGGCGACGCTGTGTTCAGCTTCCTGCCGCCGCAATGGCTGCGGTTGAAGTTCTGGGTCTGCATCGCAGTCGTCCTACTGATGGTCGCGATGAATCTGCGCGGGGTGAAGGAGTCGGTGCTCTCGCTGTTGCCGATCTTCCTTGCCTTCGTAGTGATGCATCTGTGGCTGGTGGGCTACGGGATCCTGGTGCGCGGTCCCGAGCTGCCGGCGGTGATACAC
- a CDS encoding FAD-binding oxidoreductase, producing the protein MANRYTRREVLRTGALAGVAVAAGISSLPPDYAAARAPIDPAALKKLGRRLKGQLIRAGDPGYDAARRVWNFRFDPRPAAIVRCAEGDDVSRCVDFARRHEVVASVRSGGHSQAGLSVCNGGIVIDLSHMKRIAVDPRRAIARAEPGLTRIEFERTTQKHGLVTAMGQCQDVGIGGLVLGGGEGVLAGTHGAACDNVVGSRIVLADGRAVQADREHGADLLWGICGGAGNLGAVTELTLRLYPLHEAVAGWIWYPLTQARDVLRAYRGFAAGSTPDALWTEINLTRPDDRELMLGVFVFHGDSQRAEEDLARVRKLGRPLKESVKRQPYLDAQAAAGFPVWWGWSSYQRSGFVPEITDELIGAIVEMPPPPAADLWFAHLHGEISRRPLDFNAYHQRRPGFTFWAEADWQGAEPREAVAWVDRIWKVAKPATDGVYVNMLDVEPGREKEAYGPNYERLARLKAKYDPDNFFRMNVNVTPA; encoded by the coding sequence ATGGCTAACCGCTACACACGACGGGAGGTCCTCAGGACGGGCGCGCTGGCCGGCGTCGCCGTAGCGGCTGGGATTTCGAGCCTGCCCCCGGACTATGCGGCGGCGCGCGCTCCGATCGATCCGGCAGCCCTCAAGAAGCTCGGCCGCCGCCTTAAGGGTCAATTGATTCGAGCGGGCGATCCCGGCTATGACGCCGCGAGACGGGTGTGGAATTTCCGCTTCGACCCGCGCCCGGCGGCGATCGTCCGGTGCGCCGAGGGTGACGACGTAAGCCGATGCGTGGATTTCGCGCGGCGGCACGAGGTCGTAGCGTCCGTGCGCTCCGGAGGCCACAGTCAGGCGGGCCTGTCGGTGTGCAACGGTGGTATCGTTATCGATCTCTCGCACATGAAGAGGATCGCCGTCGACCCGCGGCGCGCCATCGCGCGCGCCGAGCCGGGCCTCACGCGTATCGAGTTCGAGCGCACGACACAAAAGCACGGGCTGGTCACGGCGATGGGACAGTGCCAAGACGTGGGAATCGGCGGGCTGGTGCTCGGCGGCGGCGAGGGCGTACTCGCCGGCACGCACGGCGCGGCCTGCGACAACGTGGTCGGTTCCCGCATCGTGCTTGCCGACGGCCGCGCAGTGCAAGCCGACCGGGAACACGGCGCGGATCTGCTATGGGGAATTTGCGGCGGCGCGGGCAACCTGGGCGCCGTCACCGAGCTGACCCTCCGCCTATATCCGCTGCACGAGGCGGTGGCAGGATGGATCTGGTATCCGCTGACTCAGGCGCGCGACGTTCTGCGCGCCTATCGCGGCTTCGCGGCGGGTTCGACTCCGGACGCGCTGTGGACCGAAATAAATCTTACACGGCCTGACGATCGGGAACTGATGCTGGGAGTCTTTGTCTTCCATGGCGATTCGCAGCGCGCAGAGGAGGACCTCGCGCGCGTGCGCAAGCTCGGGCGCCCGCTGAAGGAATCGGTCAAACGCCAGCCATACCTGGATGCCCAGGCGGCGGCGGGTTTTCCGGTCTGGTGGGGGTGGTCTAGCTATCAGCGCTCGGGCTTCGTCCCGGAAATCACTGACGAGCTCATCGGCGCAATCGTCGAGATGCCGCCGCCGCCGGCCGCCGACCTGTGGTTCGCCCACCTCCACGGAGAGATCAGCCGCCGGCCGCTCGACTTCAACGCCTACCATCAGCGGCGCCCGGGCTTCACCTTCTGGGCTGAAGCGGATTGGCAAGGCGCCGAGCCGCGGGAGGCGGTCGCTTGGGTGGACCGAATCTGGAAGGTCGCCAAGCCCGCGACCGACGGGGTTTACGTCAACATGCTGGATGTCGAGCCGGGCCGCGAAAAGGAGGCCTACGGCCCCAACTACGAGCGGCTGGCGCGCCTGAAGGCGAAATACGACCCTGACAATTTTTTCCGCATGAACGTTAACGTCACGCCCGCCTGA
- the gcvPB gene encoding aminomethyl-transferring glycine dehydrogenase subunit GcvPB, with the protein MPLIFEESAAGRGGADFPPRAAGQPHGAEILGAELCRDDIAGFPELSEPQVMRHFLRLSQLNFGQALHFYPLGSCTMKYNPVLNDEAAALAGFAALHPTTPAHLAQGALELMARLEAALAEITGMDAVSLHPAAGAQGELTGLLIARAWHRKRAAPRRKVIIPDTAHGTNPASCTLAGFEVVVARSNKRGFLEAAEIRRLLSDDVAALMVTNPNTLGIFEPEIAEIADALHERGALLYLDGANMNALMGVAKPGAMGADIVQLNLHKTFSTPHGGGGPGAGPVGVKRHLEPFLPIPRVRRESGGWRFDYERPDSIGRLRAFHGNFGMLVRAYAYILALGGDGLAEASRLAILASNYLRTRLEPRYPSATAEPTMHECVHTHDLEKRSGVSTLDIAKRLLDFGIHPPTIYFPLVVHGAMMVEPTETEPRSALDAFAAAMEKIYNEALSEPEMLHTAPHKLALSRVDEAHAARHPVLRWQPKRG; encoded by the coding sequence GTGCCGCTGATTTTCGAGGAGTCGGCCGCCGGGCGCGGCGGCGCCGATTTTCCGCCGCGGGCGGCGGGCCAGCCCCACGGCGCCGAGATTCTGGGCGCCGAGCTTTGCCGCGACGATATCGCGGGTTTCCCCGAGCTCAGCGAGCCGCAAGTGATGCGCCACTTTCTGCGCTTGTCGCAGCTCAACTTCGGCCAGGCCCTGCACTTCTATCCGCTCGGCTCGTGCACGATGAAGTACAATCCAGTGCTCAACGACGAGGCTGCCGCATTGGCCGGCTTCGCCGCGTTGCATCCGACGACTCCCGCGCATCTCGCGCAGGGCGCGCTCGAGCTAATGGCACGGCTGGAGGCAGCGCTCGCCGAGATAACCGGCATGGATGCGGTGTCGCTCCATCCCGCGGCCGGCGCGCAGGGCGAGCTCACCGGGCTCCTGATCGCGCGCGCGTGGCATCGCAAGCGCGCCGCCCCGCGCCGCAAAGTGATCATCCCGGACACCGCCCACGGCACCAATCCGGCAAGCTGCACGCTCGCGGGCTTCGAAGTCGTCGTCGCCAGGTCCAACAAGCGCGGCTTTCTCGAGGCGGCGGAGATTCGCCGCCTGCTTAGCGACGACGTCGCCGCGCTGATGGTCACCAATCCCAATACGCTCGGCATCTTCGAGCCTGAGATCGCCGAGATCGCCGACGCTCTGCACGAGCGCGGCGCGCTGCTCTATCTGGACGGCGCCAACATGAACGCGCTGATGGGCGTCGCCAAGCCAGGCGCTATGGGCGCCGACATCGTGCAACTCAATTTGCACAAGACCTTCTCGACCCCGCACGGCGGCGGCGGCCCGGGGGCGGGGCCGGTCGGCGTCAAACGCCACCTGGAACCGTTCCTGCCGATACCACGCGTGCGCCGGGAGAGCGGGGGCTGGCGCTTCGATTATGAGCGGCCCGACTCGATCGGACGCCTGCGCGCCTTTCACGGCAACTTCGGGATGCTGGTGCGGGCCTATGCGTACATCCTGGCGCTCGGCGGCGACGGGCTTGCCGAAGCCAGCCGGCTTGCGATTCTTGCCTCCAACTATCTGCGCACCCGGCTGGAGCCGCGCTATCCGAGCGCGACCGCCGAACCCACGATGCACGAGTGCGTGCACACGCACGACCTCGAGAAGCGCTCCGGCGTGAGCACGCTGGATATCGCCAAACGCCTGCTCGACTTCGGGATCCATCCGCCGACGATTTACTTTCCGCTCGTCGTGCACGGCGCGATGATGGTCGAGCCGACCGAGACCGAACCGCGCTCGGCGCTCGACGCTTTCGCCGCCGCGATGGAGAAGATCTACAACGAAGCGCTGAGCGAGCCGGAAATGCTGCATACGGCGCCGCATAAACTTGCGCTCTCACGGGTGGATGAGGCCCACGCCGCGCGCCATCCGGTGCTTCGTTGGCAGCCGAAGCGGGGGTAG
- the gcvPA gene encoding aminomethyl-transferring glycine dehydrogenase subunit GcvPA, which produces MRFFAHTEDDVRAMLDTIGARSLEELIEHVPAAMRRSAAINLASGMSEAEVAATLGALAARNPGAEGFASFLGFGMYRHYVPAAVRAITARAEFATSYTPYQPEASQGTLAAIFEFQTLITQLTGLEVANASMYDGAEAAAEAVLMAHRTAPKRTRVAMSRALWPDYRATIRTYLSAFEDIEIVELPFDANSGVTDAAALQHAADARLLCAVIGYPNAFGVVEPLGRLAAVAHDADALAISVTAEPLALGLLKSPGQLGADIAVGEGQSFGIAPQFGGPGVGFMAARAAHMRQMPGRLVGETRDRLGQRAWCLTLATREQHIRRERATSNICTNHSLCALAATVYLAIMGRRGLRELAARNVELAHRALAALAKVGIRARFSAPFFNEFVAAVDDSSAALARAERAGILAGVALDGYWPELRTPDGAGALLVSVTEMNHDDEFGRLAAALLGGR; this is translated from the coding sequence ATGCGATTTTTTGCCCATACCGAAGACGATGTGCGCGCGATGCTCGACACGATCGGCGCGCGTTCGCTCGAAGAGCTGATCGAGCACGTGCCGGCCGCGATGCGCCGCAGCGCGGCGATAAACCTCGCCTCTGGGATGAGCGAGGCGGAAGTCGCGGCCACGTTGGGAGCGCTCGCCGCGCGCAACCCCGGCGCAGAAGGCTTCGCGAGCTTCCTCGGCTTCGGGATGTACCGCCATTACGTACCCGCCGCGGTGCGTGCGATCACCGCGCGCGCCGAGTTCGCCACCAGCTACACGCCCTATCAACCCGAAGCCAGCCAAGGTACCCTTGCTGCCATCTTCGAATTCCAGACCCTGATAACCCAGCTCACCGGACTCGAGGTCGCTAACGCCAGCATGTACGACGGTGCGGAGGCGGCGGCCGAGGCGGTCCTGATGGCCCATCGCACGGCGCCCAAGCGCACGCGCGTCGCGATGTCGCGCGCGCTCTGGCCCGATTACCGCGCAACCATCCGCACCTACCTAAGCGCCTTCGAAGATATCGAGATCGTAGAGCTGCCGTTCGACGCCAACTCAGGCGTGACCGACGCCGCCGCGCTCCAGCACGCGGCCGACGCCCGCCTGCTGTGCGCCGTCATAGGTTATCCGAACGCCTTCGGAGTGGTCGAACCGCTCGGCCGGCTCGCCGCGGTGGCTCACGATGCGGACGCACTCGCGATTTCGGTCACGGCCGAGCCGCTCGCCCTCGGCCTGCTCAAGTCGCCGGGCCAGCTCGGCGCCGATATCGCCGTCGGCGAAGGCCAAAGCTTCGGCATCGCGCCGCAGTTCGGCGGCCCCGGCGTCGGTTTCATGGCGGCGCGCGCCGCGCACATGCGGCAGATGCCCGGACGGCTGGTCGGCGAGACTCGCGACCGGCTGGGGCAGCGCGCCTGGTGCCTGACGCTTGCGACGCGCGAGCAGCATATCCGGCGCGAGCGCGCGACCTCGAACATCTGCACCAACCATTCGCTGTGCGCCCTGGCGGCGACCGTGTATCTGGCGATAATGGGGCGGCGAGGCTTGCGCGAACTGGCCGCGCGCAACGTCGAACTGGCGCATCGCGCTTTGGCGGCGCTTGCGAAGGTGGGCATTCGCGCGCGCTTCAGTGCGCCGTTCTTCAATGAGTTCGTGGCGGCGGTTGACGATTCCTCCGCAGCGCTGGCGCGCGCCGAACGCGCCGGGATTCTAGCCGGCGTCGCGCTCGACGGATACTGGCCGGAGCTCCGCACGCCGGACGGCGCCGGCGCACTGCTGGTCAGCGTCACCGAAATGAACCACGACGACGAATTCGGGCGGCTCGCCGCCGCGCTTTTGGGAGGGCGATGA